From the Daphnia magna isolate NIES linkage group LG3, ASM2063170v1.1, whole genome shotgun sequence genome, one window contains:
- the LOC123470446 gene encoding secreted RxLR effector protein 161-like, with the protein MTGCNPSTIPTDPNSRLTRADCPKNTGRPPMDSTYYRCAVGALLYIGRMTRPDIPFSVNAASRFGEDPGKPAWSAVKRILSYLSGTSDYGIRYDGTQDNTLTGYSDSDYAGCPDTSRSISGLLFMLNIGPISWTSHLQKSVAQSTYEAEYYAAGRASRAIVWLRKLLDQLGFRQPEPTPLLCDNNSAISMVLNPVFHEKAKHIRTKHHYIRTQQENGTVKMIKVPSEDQLADCLTKPQPTAYFQLNRSRVGVRPAPQQVSNNFN; encoded by the coding sequence ATGACTGGCTGTAACCCTTCGACAATTCCCACCGATCCTAACTCACGTCTCACCAGAGCCGATTGCCCGAAGAACACTGGTCGGCCTCCAATGGATTCGACATATTACCGATGCGCAGTCGGCGCCCTCCTGTACATCGGTCGGATGACTCGGCCCGACATTCCCTTTTCAGTAAACGCGGCCTCCCGATTCGGTGAAGACCCAGGAAAACCCGCTTGGTCAGCAGTTAAACGCATCCTTTCCTACTTGTCTGGTACCTCAGACTATGGCATTCGTTATGACGGGACACAGGACAATACTCTCACTGGCTACAGCGACTCGGACTACGCAGGTTGTCCCGACACCAGTCGGTCCATCAGTGGCCTGCTCTTCATGCTCAACATCGGCCCAATCTCATGGACCAGTCACTTGCAAAAATCAGTGGCTCAGTCAACCTATGAGGCAGAGTATTATGCCGCCGGCCGTGCATCTCGTGCTATTGTCTGGCTGAGAAAACTTCTCGATCAGTTAGGGTTCAGACAACCGGAACCTACTCCCCTTCTCTGCGACAACAATAGTGCCATCTCTATGGTGCTAAATCCGGTCTTTCACGAGAAAGCCAAGCATATTAGAACCAAACATCATTACATACGAACTCAACAGGAGAACGGTACTGTCAAAATGATCAAAGTTCCGTCCGAAGACCAACTGGCAGACTGTCTAACCAAGCCTCAACCGACGGCCTACTTTCAGCTGAACAGGTCCCGCGTAGGCGTCCGACCGGCTCCGCAACAAGTGTCGaacaatttcaattaa